In a single window of the Atlantibacter hermannii genome:
- the gatA_2 gene encoding glutamyl-tRNA(Gln) amidotransferase subunit A, whose amino-acid sequence MRWTRQCAALSKGGKRFSACDAWQAEYTRAALAREINDILAGFDALVVPTSPTIRTLDEMAQEPVRYNSQFGTYTNFTNLADLSALALPGDFRSDGLPAGITLIAPAWHDAALADFGRRWQQALGLPAGATSTIPSAGPAVAPQGFVRLAVVGAHLRGQPLNHQLTTRNAVFVEETTTDARYQLFALANTTPPKPGLARSEQGKPITVELWDVPLARFGELVAEVPAPLGIGSLTLCDGREVKGFICEPYALADATDITQWGGWKAWLARHHSA is encoded by the coding sequence ATGCGATGGACCCGACAGTGCGCGGCATTGTCGAAGGGGGGCAAACGCTTCAGCGCCTGTGACGCCTGGCAGGCGGAATACACCCGTGCGGCGCTGGCGCGGGAAATCAACGACATCCTTGCCGGTTTTGACGCCCTGGTCGTACCCACATCGCCCACCATCCGTACCCTGGATGAGATGGCGCAGGAGCCGGTGCGTTACAACTCACAGTTTGGCACCTACACCAATTTCACCAATCTGGCCGATCTCAGCGCGCTGGCGCTGCCGGGGGATTTTCGCAGCGACGGATTACCGGCGGGCATCACCTTAATCGCACCGGCCTGGCACGACGCGGCGCTGGCGGATTTTGGCCGACGCTGGCAGCAGGCGCTGGGGTTACCCGCTGGCGCCACCTCAACCATCCCGTCTGCCGGCCCGGCCGTCGCGCCACAGGGATTTGTCCGCCTGGCGGTGGTCGGCGCACACCTGCGCGGGCAGCCGCTCAATCATCAGCTCACCACCCGCAACGCGGTGTTCGTGGAAGAAACCACCACCGACGCCCGTTACCAGCTTTTTGCCCTGGCGAATACCACGCCGCCAAAACCGGGACTGGCGCGCAGCGAGCAGGGCAAGCCGATTACGGTGGAGCTGTGGGATGTGCCGCTGGCCCGCTTCGGGGAACTGGTGGCGGAGGTGCCCGCGCCGCTTGGCATCGGTTCGCTGACGCTGTGCGACGGTCGCGAAGTGAAAGGGTTTATCTGCGAACCGTATGCCCTGGCCGACGCCACGGACATTACGCAATGGGGCGGCTGGAAAGCCTGGCTTGCCCGTCATCACAGCGCCTGA
- the accC_3 gene encoding acetyl-CoA carboxylase, which translates to MFQRVLIANRGEIACRAIRTLQRMGIESVAVYSDCDRNAPHVADATHAIALGGDSARDTYLDIDKILAAAKKSGAQAIFPGYGFLSERAEFAAACEMAGIVFIGPDASQIADFGQKHCARALAAQAGLPMTPGTGLLQTLEEACERAAEVGFPLMLKTTAGGGGIGLMRCEDMTALCDAWQTVKRQGAQFFNDDGVFLERCIDRARHLEVQIFGDGKGKVVALGERDCSLQRRNQKVLEETPAPNLPQSTREAMLKAAVALGESVNYRSAGTVEFIYEPARDAFYFLEVNTRLQVEHPVTEMVTGLDLIECMVRLAAQQPLDWQAMARMPIGAAIEVRVYAEDPLKNFQPSPGVLTEVSFPHNVRVDGWVSAGSEVSAFYDPMIAKIIVHGEDRLDALLKLRDALNATRISGIATNLDYLRQLATLPEFNAGVMWTRLLDEVAYQAHAIEVLEPGTWSSVQDYPGRPGYWDIGVPPSGPMDDLAFQLANRIVGNHPGAAGLEFTLQGPTLRFHCDAVIALTGASCPALLDDAPVAYWQPVIVKAGQTLALGRATSGCRTYLAVRNGIDVPLYLGSRSTFALGQFGGHAGRTLKVPMSWRSRARNWRAVPRPRR; encoded by the coding sequence ATGTTTCAACGTGTACTGATTGCTAACCGTGGCGAAATCGCCTGCCGGGCTATCCGCACCCTTCAGCGGATGGGGATTGAAAGCGTCGCGGTTTATTCGGACTGCGACCGCAACGCGCCGCATGTCGCCGACGCTACGCACGCCATCGCGCTGGGCGGCGACAGCGCCAGAGATACTTATCTGGATATTGATAAAATTCTCGCCGCGGCAAAAAAGAGCGGCGCACAGGCGATTTTCCCCGGATACGGTTTTCTTTCCGAGCGGGCAGAGTTTGCCGCCGCCTGCGAAATGGCGGGGATCGTGTTTATCGGCCCGGACGCTTCGCAAATTGCCGATTTTGGTCAGAAGCACTGCGCCCGCGCCCTGGCCGCTCAGGCAGGCCTGCCGATGACCCCCGGCACCGGGCTGCTGCAAACCCTGGAAGAGGCCTGCGAGCGGGCGGCGGAGGTGGGATTCCCGCTGATGCTGAAAACCACCGCAGGCGGGGGCGGCATTGGTCTGATGCGCTGTGAGGACATGACAGCGCTGTGTGACGCCTGGCAAACCGTCAAACGACAGGGCGCGCAATTTTTTAATGATGACGGCGTATTTCTTGAGCGCTGTATCGACCGGGCGCGTCATCTCGAAGTCCAGATTTTCGGCGACGGCAAAGGTAAGGTTGTTGCCCTTGGCGAGCGCGACTGTTCGCTCCAGCGCCGCAACCAAAAAGTGCTGGAAGAAACGCCTGCACCCAATCTGCCGCAATCCACCCGTGAAGCGATGCTAAAGGCCGCTGTAGCATTGGGTGAATCGGTGAACTACCGCAGCGCGGGTACGGTGGAGTTTATCTACGAACCCGCCCGGGACGCGTTCTATTTTCTGGAGGTCAACACCCGCCTGCAGGTGGAGCATCCGGTTACCGAAATGGTCACCGGCCTCGATCTTATTGAGTGCATGGTCAGGCTGGCGGCACAGCAGCCCCTCGACTGGCAGGCCATGGCGCGGATGCCCATTGGCGCGGCGATTGAAGTCCGTGTCTATGCCGAAGATCCGCTGAAAAATTTCCAGCCCAGCCCCGGCGTACTCACTGAGGTGAGTTTCCCGCACAACGTGCGGGTAGATGGCTGGGTCAGCGCCGGCAGCGAAGTCAGCGCCTTTTACGATCCTATGATTGCCAAAATCATCGTCCACGGTGAAGACCGGCTGGACGCATTGCTCAAACTGCGCGATGCGCTTAACGCCACCCGGATAAGCGGCATCGCCACCAACCTTGATTATCTGCGTCAGTTGGCCACGCTGCCGGAATTTAACGCCGGGGTGATGTGGACGCGTTTGCTGGATGAGGTGGCTTACCAGGCTCATGCCATAGAGGTGCTGGAACCCGGTACCTGGAGCAGCGTTCAGGATTATCCGGGGCGACCAGGCTACTGGGATATCGGCGTCCCGCCGTCAGGTCCGATGGATGATTTGGCCTTCCAGCTTGCCAACCGCATCGTGGGTAACCATCCGGGCGCGGCGGGGCTGGAGTTTACGCTCCAGGGGCCGACCCTGCGTTTTCACTGTGACGCGGTGATCGCCCTGACCGGGGCCAGTTGCCCGGCATTGCTGGACGATGCGCCGGTCGCCTACTGGCAGCCGGTGATTGTTAAAGCCGGGCAGACCCTGGCGCTGGGGCGTGCCACCTCAGGCTGTCGCACATATCTGGCGGTACGTAACGGCATTGATGTGCCGCTGTATCTTGGCAGCCGCTCGACCTTTGCCCTCGGTCAGTTCGGCGGCCACGCCGGTCGAACCCTGAAAGTGCCGATGTCCTGGCGATCTCGCGCCCGGAACTGGCGGGCTGTACCACGCCCGCGCCGATAG